Proteins encoded by one window of Dreissena polymorpha isolate Duluth1 chromosome 11, UMN_Dpol_1.0, whole genome shotgun sequence:
- the LOC127849677 gene encoding E3 ubiquitin-protein ligase MIB2-like: protein MSSAIDCITEGNVWKLKQLIPTLGTKHLNLGLIQAAKLGTTECCQCLIGAGAEINFVSNANYTPLTTAIKHNKPEVVRLLLSSGCSAENKGGLNSYPLHIAVQQGFEKCVNLLLEYDASVNVKDAEGNTPIVLSAIYGHYGAMRSLLQAGCNINAANKHGLTALHYACHKARGFQVLLDAGADPDVRDNDNITPILMAASEGFDVVVKALVEAKCDVNIPNNSVKKTALHILSFKGHTECINALVFGGADINACDVYKRTPLWYAIHNNKVNVVRLLLKAYSHVDTFQCGATSTSDDCPARLAFHNNMFDVIKFFILTGYDHSHVREILQSNAYSDWLLSVEEFYHWSDFGTGAQTLKQLCRKWIRHHLGRQFYHHLQILPVPDIIKSYLYLEELHDH from the exons ATGTCGAG TGCTATAGATTGCATCACAGAAGGCAACGTCTGGAAGCTAAAGCAGCTCATTCCAACGCTCGGCACGAAACACCTCAATCTGGGGCTTATACAGGCAGCTAAACTAG GTACCACAGAATGTTGTCAGTGCCTGATAGGCGCTGGAGCGGAAATCAACTTCGTCAGCAACGCCAACTACACACCTCTTACAACCGCCATCAAACACAACAAACCGGAAGTTGTGCGGCTGCTTCTCTCATCCGGGTGTTCTGCGGAAAACAAAGGCGGACTAAACAGCTATCCGCTTCATATCGCGGTACAACAAGGCTTTGAAAAGTGCGTAAACTTGCTACTGGAATACGATGCCTCAGTAAATGTCAAGGATGCTGAAGGTAATACACCAATAGTGCTAAGTGCTATTTACGGTCATTACGGGGCAATGAGAAGTCTGCTTCAAGCCGGTTGTAATATAAATGCCGCAAACAAACATGGCTTGACAGCGTTGCATTACGCCTGCCACAAAGCTCGTGGGTTCCAAGTGCTCTTGGACGCTGGGGCGGACCCGGATGTAAGGGATAATGACAATATAACACCTATATTAATGGCGGCATCTGAAGGATTCGATGTCGTTGTGAAGGCCTTGGTAGAAGCTAAATGTGATGTGAATATTCCGAATAACTCTGTTAAAAAGACTGCGTTACATATCCTGTCTTTTAAAGGTCACACCGAATGTATTAATGCGCTGGTGTTTGGAGGCGCGGACATAAACGCGTGCGATGTCTATAAAAGAACACCGCTGTGGTATGCCATACACAATAATAAAGTGAACGTAGTAAGGTTGCTATTAAAAGCCTACAGTCACGTCGACACTTTCCAATGCGGTGCCACTTCTACATCAGACGACTGCCCAGCTCGTTTAGCGTTTCACAATAATATGTTTGATGTCATAAAATTCTTTATTTTAACTGGATATGATCATTCTCACGTAAGAGAAATTTTACAAAGTAACGCGTATTCAGATTGGCTGTTGTCAGTGGAAGAGTTTTACCATTGGTCCGATTTTGGAACTGGTGCGCAGACTTTGAAACAACTATGTCGTAAGTGGATTCGACATCATCTTGGGCGACAGTTTTACCACCACCTGCAAATTCTACCTGTTCCGGATATAATCAAGAGTTATTTGTATTTAGAAGAATTACACGACCATTAA